The Fictibacillus phosphorivorans genomic sequence TGGTGACGGTGAATTCTTCATTCCATTATCAGCAGGTCTAGATGTTGCGGCACATGAAATGACACATGGTGTGATTACGCATACCGCGAATCTAGCTTACCGTAATCAATCTGGAGCACTTAATGAATCATTTGCTGACGTTTTTGGTGCGCTTGTTGATGATAGTGATTGGGAGATGGGTGAGGACATTATGGCACCGGCTGCAAAAGCAGATGGTGTAACGAGATTGCGTAGCTTAAGCGACCCGAACAGTGTTGTGGTCAGCAATCCACAAAGAGCAGCATACGGCAGTGGCGTCTATCCAGCACATATGGATGAATATTATAACATGCCGCTGAATGTAGATAATGGCGGGGTGCATGTGAACTCTTCTATTACGAATCACGCTGCCTATCTGATTGGTGAGGAGCTTGGTAGAGAAAAATTAGGTAAAATATATTACCGTGCTCTATCGGTCTACTTAACATCGAATTCTAATTTCAGTGAAGCTCGTCAAGCCATCGTACAAGCTGCAACCGATCTTTATGGATCAGGAAGTGCAGAAGTAACAGCAGTTAACGCAGGCTTTGATGCGGTTGGTATTCATTGATAGACCATTAATAAAAGGAATAGAAAATGAAAACCTCAGGTATTCAATCCTGAGGTTTTATTTAGGTAAAAGACCGCGTCTAATGTTATCTAAATATTCAAATGATTACAACTTTTATAAATACATTGTATTAAGCCGAAATACTTACTATAATACTACTTAGTAGAAAGACAATTGTCTTTTTCAGGTGGATGAAATTTGTTGTGATTCAATGGTCCTATCGGTTAAAGCATATCTTACTGCAGGTTTATTCAGAATAACAGCTTTACAATTCTAACTAGATTGGTGATGACATCTATGAAACGTATAATGAAGAAGTGGAATCAGCTAAGTCTTGTTAAACAGATCTTTATCGGATTAATTGTAGGTATTATCTTAGCTTTAGCGATTCCGCAAGCAGCAAAACCTGTTGTTATTTTTGGAACATTATTTGTGGGTGCACTAAAAGCAATCGCACCTGTTTTAGTATTATTTTTAGTTATGTCAGCGATCGCCCAGCATAAAGCAGGCCATCAGACAAACATGAAAGCTATTATTTCTCTATATCTTATAGGAACTTTTCTAGCAGGGTTGATTGCGGTTGTTGCTAGCTTTATCTTCCCAGTAGGTCTTACACTTGGAAAAGGAGCAGAAGGTGTGACTCCTCCAGGTGGCGTAGTTGAAGTACTCAAAACGTTATTGATGAACGTTGTTGATAACCCATTCAACGCTTTAGTTAACGCGAACTATATCGGTATCTTGGCATGGGCAGTACTTTTAGGACTTGCTTTAAGAAGTGCGCAGGAAACGACAAAAACGATGATCTCAAACGTTTCAGATGCTGTAGCCAAACTAGTGACGTGGGTCATTAAATTTGCACCGCTAGGAATCATGGGACTAGTCGTTGAATCGATCACGTCGAACGGAATTGATTCATTATTGAGTTATGGTAAGTTGTTAGGACTTTTAATTGGTTGTATGGTATTTGTTGCGTTGGTTGTGAATCCACTTATTGTGTTTATAGCAATCCGCCAAAATCCGTATCCGCTTGTTTTGAAGTGCTTGAAAGAAAGTGGAATCACAGCATTCTTCACACGCAGCTCTGCTTCTAACATCCCTGTTAACATGAAGTTATGTGAGAAGCTTGGTTTGGACAAGGATAACTATTCGGTATCCATCCCATTAGGTGCGACGATCAATATGGCAGGAGCAGCGGTTACGATCTCTGTTTTAACACTTGCTGCGGTTCATACTCTTAACATCCAAGTCGATCTTGGAACAGCTATTCTACTAAGCGTTTTATCTGCTGTATGTGCATGTGGTGCTTCAGGGGTTGCAGGGGGGTCCTTGTTATTGATTCCTCTAGCATGTAGTCTGTTTGGAATTCCAGGTGATGTGGCGATGCAAGTAGTTGGTGTCGGCTTTATTATTGGTGTTTTACAAGATTCTTTCGAGACAGCATTAAATTCTTCAACAGATGTACTGTTTACAGCAGCAGCTGAGTACAAAGAATGGCGTAAAGAAGGTAAAGAGATTAATATTCGAAAAGCAGCATAAATAGATGGCACCTGAGACGTTTAACACGTTGCAGGTGCTTTTTTGTTGACGTAATTTTCATTGATAAAAGGAATTCTCACGAGGTGCATGGAATGACATAAGTGGTTTTATTATAAAAAAATCAGGAGGTTACTCATGGGCAGATTAGTGCATTTTGAAATTCATGTGGATGATATGGAGCGGGCAATGAAGTTTTATGGTGAGGTGTTTGGCTGGTCATTCCAAGATTGGAGTGAATATGCCGGAATGCCTTATTACGGTGCTGTGACTGGGGACGATAAAGAAATGGGAATTAACGGGGCACTCATGCAAAGGCAGAGTCCGCCACCTGAAGCGAATCAAGCATTAAATGGGTATGCTTGTACGATGGGTGTAGAAAGCTATGATGCAACTGAAGCAAAGATTCTAAAGCAAGGCGGAAAAGTAGCGATGCCAAAATACGCGCTCCCAGGAATGGCTTGGCAAGGATACTACATAGATACAGAAGGCAATCTTTTCGGCATTCATCAGCCGGATGAGAATGCGAAATAAATAATGGTGAAGAAGACAACGCGATCTATTGGCGTTGTCTTTTTTTGTTGTTATAAAAATACCCCTAAGTTAAAAAAGTACAGATGATGTTAATAAATTGCTAATGATAGCGCTTTCAAACACTCTTTTTCCGTAGCTATAATTAGCTTGTAAGTACTTTTTAAAGGGGGAACTAATGATGAAGAAAAGTAAATTACTATCTCTGATGCTTGCTGTTGTCATGCTTATGCTTGTTGCAGCGGGTTGCAGTGACAGCAATAGCGAGGTAAGCGTGGGGATCGTCTTACCTACGAAAGATGAGCCAAGATGGGTGCAGGACGAGCAAAGATTTAAGGATGCTTTAAAAGGAACGGATTACACGACTGAGATCCTATTCAGCCAAGGATCCTCTGCAAAGGAAAAAGAAAACGTTGAAACATTGATCAACAAAGGAATCGACGTTCTTATTATCTGTCCACAAGACGGAGATGCAGCTGCTGCAGCAGTTGAAGCAGCGAAAAAAGATGACATCACGGTTATTGCGTATGACCGTTTGATCACGAATACGGATGCGGTTGATTATTATGTAACGTTTGACAGCTTGGCAGTGGGTGCTGCACAAGGTCAATACTTAATCGACAACGCTAAAGGATCTAACACTCCGCTTTACCTTTATGCTGGAGCGGCTTCTGATAACAATGCGTTCTTATTCTTTGAAGGAGCTTGGAAAGTACTTCAGCCTAAGATTGCTGACGGTACATTCAAGATCGCTAACTCTAGTGAAGCTGAAGCTTTAAAAGACAAAGCTGAACTTTCTCGCGATGAGCTGAGCAAGATCATCGGCCAAGTAACAACGAACTGGGATGCAAACGAAGCGAAGAACAAAGCGCAAACACATTTGACGGCTGCTAAGGCAGACTTAAAAGGTGATGTGGCTATTCTTGCTCCAAACGATGGAACAGCTCGTTCGATCGCAGATGTATTTGGATCAGACAGCGCGGTTTCTAGCTACCTCGTTACAGGTCAGGATGCAGAGAAAGCTTCCATTCAATATGTTATTGACGGCAAACAATCGATGACTGTATTTAAGGATGTTCGTACACTTGTTAAGGATGCAATGGGAATGGCAGTTGAGATCCTTGATGAGAAGAAGCCAGAAACAACGGGTTCTTATGACAATGGAAACGTTGAAGTAAAAGCAAAACAAACGAACGTAATCGTTGTGAACAAAGACAACGTGAAGAAAGAACTTATCGATTCTGATTATTATAAAGCCGACGATTTTACAGGGCTTGAATAAGAAAATAGCAGGACGAGAAATAGTGATAGATCCTACGTCTATCACTATTTTTCACAATGAAGTCAGTGGAGTGGCTAATTGGAGGGATCATGATGAGCGGATATATTTTGGAGATGAACGAGATCTCCAAATCGTTTACCGGAGTGAAAGCGCTCAGCAATGTAAATTTTAAAGTAAGAAAAGGCGAGATACACTGCTTGATCGGGGAGAACGGAGCAGGAAAATCCACGCTGATGAAAGTGCTAAGTGGTGTTTATCCTTATGGGACGTATGAAGGAGATATCGTGTTCGAAGGAAGTGTTCAGCAGTTCAATAAGATCAGTGACAGTGTGCAAACCGGCATCGTTATCATCTATCAGGAGTTAGCTCTATTTCCGGATCTCACGGTTTATGAAAATATTTTTGTAGGCAATGAAGTCAAACGAGGAAACTTAGTGGACTGGAACAAAACGATTGCTGAAGCTAAGAAAATGCTAAAGCGCGTAGGGCTTGATGTTAGTCCTGAAACACTTGTGAAGGACTTGAGTGTAGGAAAGCAGCAGTTGGTCGAAATCGCTAAAGCGTTAAGTAAAGACGTTAAGCTGCTTATTTTAGATGAACCGACCGCCGCACTGAATGAAGATGACAGTGAGAACTTGTTGAAACTTCTAGGTGAGCTGAAGAAACAGGGCATCACGAGTATTATGATCTCCCACAAATTAAAAGAAGTCATCTCTATTGCCGACCAAGCGACGGTGCTGCGTGATGGCAAAACAATCTGTACGCTCGATGGTTCTAGCGGAGAAATCTCAGAGAACATGATCATTAAAAACATGGTCGGACGGGATATTGAAGATATTTATCCGAAGAGACCCGATAAGAAGATCGGTGAAACGATACTAGAACTGAACAACTGGTCTGCTTATAGTACCGAGCTTGCTAGGCATGTTTTAAAGGATATCGATTTTCATGTAAAAAAAGGAGAAATCGTTGGGATTGCCGGACTTATGGGCTCTGGACGAACCGAGCTTGCACTGAGTATATTTGGTAATCCGAAAAATTTTAAACTAGAAGGTCAGCTTAAAGTCTTAGGAGTGGAAAAGACGTTCAAACATACGAGTGATGCAATCAAATCAGGGATCGCTTATGTAACAGAAGACCGAAAAGGTGACGGACTGTTTCTTATTCAAGATATTAAGAACAACATAACGGCTGCTAATATCAATGCTGTCGCGGATAAGGGCGTCATCAATGAGAATGAAGAGGTGAAAAGAGCCACAGAATACAAACGCTCGATGTATATTAAAGCTTCCTCTCTAGAGCAAACGGTCGGTAACTTGAGTGGAGGCAACCAGCAGAAGGTTTCGTTAGGAAAGTGGCTGTTCGTCGGACCGAAGCTATTAATATTGGATGAACCAACACGAGGTATCGATGTAGGTGCCAAGTTTGAAATCTATACGATTATGAACCAATTAATCAGCGAAGGCATGAGTATTATCATGATTTCTTCTGAACTTGGTGAAGTGCTCGGAATGAGTGACCGTGTCTATGTTATGGCTGAAGGAAGAATGAAAGGTGAGCTGCCGATTGAAGAAGCCAATCAAGAAAACATCATGCAGCTTGCAACGCAATAGGGGGTTAACACATGGGATTTATTAATGAAGCAAGAACGTTAGTGAAAGAGAATATCCGTGATTATGGGATGTATATCGCGCTGTTTGTGATTATGCTTACTTTCTCCATCATGACGGATGGGCTGTTCATGTCATCTCGTAATATTAGTAATCTATTAGACTCTACGGGTTATATCGCTGTGCTGGCAGTAGGAATGACACTCGTCATCGTTATTCGTCATATCGATCTATCTGTCGGGTTCGCAGCAGGATTTCTTGGCGCTATCGCGGCCATTCTTTTAACAAAGATGGGGTTACCTGTTTATGTAACGATTCCGGTAATCCTTGTTTTTGGAATCTTTATTGGTTTATTTAACGGTTTGTTGATCGCGAAATACGCTATTCCTTCGTTTGTAGCAACGCTTGCAGGGATGTTGATCTTCCGTGGTGCGTTATTGCAAGTAACAGAAAAAACAGGAACGATCATCATTAAAGATGACGCGTTTAACGCGATCGGCAACGGATTTATTCCATCCCTTATGATCGTAAATGGCTTGCATCTCTTATCTCTAATCCTAGGTCTTCTATCTATCTTATTTTACATTTATAGCGAGATTTCTACGCGCCGCAACAAGATCAAATATCAGTTCGATGTTGTCTCAAAAGGAATATTCACGTTCAAACTCATTTTTGTATCAGCGATCATCGCTTATGTAACTTGGATTCTAGCTGGTTATAACGGCTTTTCTTGGACCGTTGTCATCATGCTCCTTGTCGTTGTAGCATACCATTTCTTAACGACAAAAACGGTGCTTGGCCGTCACATTTATGCGGTCGGAAGTAACCCAGAAGCTGCACATCTAAGTGGGATCAACGTAAATAAGATCACGTATATGGTGTTTGGATCAATGGGTATGCTTGCCGCTCTCTCAGGGATTCTTTTTACTTCGCGTCTTCAATCCGCTACAACAACAGCAGGAACACTTTTCGAGCTTGATGCCATCGCAGCAGCCTATGTGGGTGGTGTGTCTTCAGCTGGTGGAGTTGGAAAAGTAACGGGTGCCATCATCGGTGCCATTGTTATGGCTTCGTTATCAAGCGGGATGAACCTTCTTGGTGTTGGGGTCTCCATGCAGTACATGATTAGAGGTGGCGTGTTGGTTGCCGCTGTACTCTTTGATGTAATAACGCGTAAAAAGAGAGGATAGCTTAACTCATAATTAGGTTTGCTAAAAAGTGGAGACATCATGCTCGAAGATGTCTTCACTTTTTTAACTCTAAACAACAGTTTAGTCCCTATAAATGGTAACGGAGTAAGCGTGCGTGTCACATTTCTTATGATAAAATAAGATTAGTAAATTTTCGGAAAAAGGGGATACTTCACTTGCGTAAAGCTGGCTTAATTCTTTTGGTTTTTATATGTATCTTCCTTAGTTATTTAACGTTTACAACAGCTGAAAAGGTCTTTCATTCTGATTGGAAACTGCCGGCAGCTGCTTCTCAAAAAGAAAATTCTTTTCGTATCGTTCTTATCACGCAAGAATTGGATACGCCTTTCTGGGATAAGGTTGGAAAAGGTGCGGAACAACAAGCTCAAAAAAACGGAGCGAGCCTTGAAGTATGGGGAAGTTACGGCAAGAACCAGGATGATTTTTTGAAGAAGCTCGAGATTGCCATTCAATCAAAAGTGGACGGTATTATCGTGCAAGGTCTTGATACAGATCGTTTTAAGGAACTGACGAAAGTAAAGGCAGCATTTTATGGCATTCCTATTATTACTGTTGGAAATGACGTACCGAAAGCTGAAAGCCTCCGAAAAACGTATGTTGGATCAAATCAGCACTTAGCTGGAGTGATGATTGCCAAACTCATGTTGTCTGACATGGGACAAGAGGGGCAAGTCATTTTATTAAGTGATAGCCAAAAAGAGTTCTATCAGGAAGAGCGACTTTCAGGTATTAAAGAGGTGCTTCAAAGCTTTCCGAACGTAGAAACAATTTATTCAGAAACACCTGAGGCGAGAGAGCGAGTTATTGCAAAAACAAGAGACCTTTTAAATCAGTATCCCGAGGCGGATGGATTTATTGCCGTGAACGCTAATATGGCAGGAGCAATGATTCAAGAGATTGGTAGACGCGGACAAGTAGAGCCGTATTTTATTTATTCTTTTGATGATGGATCTGAATCCATGACATTGCTTAACCAAAAAAAATTGGATGGTGTCATTGAGCAGTCACCTGAGATGATGGGGAGAAAAAGTGTAGATGTTTTGATGCAATGGCTGAAGAACGAGACCGTTCCTCTTGATGCGGATGGGTATTCTAGTGAAATTCGAATGATAAGGGCGATGGAAGAGAGATGAACAGAATACAGAAAAAAATATGGATGCTTGCATCAGTCGTTCTGATCATCATGGCCATTATTTGGATAGCGCTTACCTACTATAATCAAAAAACTCAAAATCAATACAATGACATCTTACAACGTTATTTAAGCATGAATGAAGTGACGAGTACGAGTCAAAAAGTGGTCACAGATCTTAATAACTACTTGCTTGAACCGTCAGAAAACCATATGGATAACCTTGATAAAAGCAAAGATAAACTCAACATTGCAAAATTGGAAATTAGAAAGCTAAGAAACTCAGAAAACGAATTTGCACTTACGAATTATATGAATCTTATTGATAGTTTGATCGAAACAACAGAGCGTTCTCTGATGTTCTATGCGGAATCTGACACTGAGACCTCAAACAAAGAATTCACAGAAGCAACGCGTCTTTCAAAGTACATTTCAGAAATGACACTTACCTTGATCGATACAGAGCTGAAGACTTACGACGTTTTTTATCGAGGCATTATCGATCAGTCTGCTGAATTTAAGAAACTAGGAATTTGGCTGATGCTTTTGATCACACTTTTGCTGCTCGTCATTACGTATTGGTTTAGTTTAAGCATCACAAGACCGGTACAGCAGTTAACACGTGCAGCGAACGAACTGTCTGCAGGAAAGTTTGACAAAGAAATCAAAGTTGAATCGAATGATGAAATCTCGTTTCTTGCTCAAACTTTTAACCGAATGCGCATCAATATTAATAATTTGTTTCAGGAGATACAGCAGAAGGCGCAACTGGAGCATGAACTTCAGCAAAGCAAGCTTCTATTGCAAGAGAGTCAGCTTAAGAATCTACAAAGTCAGATCAATCCACATTTCTTATTTAACACGCTGAATACGCTCTCGAAAAAGGCATATTTGGAAGGTTCAGAAGAAACGAGTGATCTACTTGTAAGTGTGGCTGGTCTTTTGAGATACAACTTAAAGTGGCTAGACAAATCCGTTACGCTTCATGATGAAGTAATGGTGAGTCAGCAATATATGAACATTCAAAAAGCAAGGTTTACGGATCGGCTGACACTGCACCTTGATATTGATCAGTCCTGTTTAGAAGTTCAGATTCCTGGCCTAACTCTGCAACCGATTATTGAGAACGCCGTGATCTATGCGGTTGAACCAAGAGAAGATGGCGGACAGATTTGGCTTCGAATAAAAGATGGCGAAAACATGGTGAAAATTGAAGTGGAAGACGACGGTCCCGGGATTTCAGAGGATATTAGGATACAGATCTTAGAAGGAGAGCGGATTGAGACGAACAGTGCTTCAACAGGTATTGGGTTTGTGAATGTCGTGAAGCGACTCCGACTTTTTTATGGTATGGAAAATTTGATGGATATTCAAAGTGATATCGGGATTGGTACGAAGGTGGTAATAAGAATTCCTAAGACGAGGGGGATTGAACAGCATGCTCAAACTCTTGATCGTTGATGACGAGCAGATTGAACGAGATGGGCTCCAAGTTATTCTGCAGAAGGCATTTCCTCAACTTGAGATCTATCAAGCGAGAAATGGGAAAATCGCTGTACAAGTTGCGGCAGAAGTAAAGCCCGACTTAGTAATGATGGATATTCAGATGCCAGGGATGAATGGACTAGAAGCAATACAGCAGATTACATCTACGAATCCTTTCATCAAGTTTGTGATGATTACAGCTTTTGATATGTTTGATTATGCTCGTCAAGCGATCAAATTAGGGGTGAAGGATTATTTATTGAAGCCGAGCCGGATAAGTGAGATTGAGGAGACAGTCGGGAAAATCTTAATGGAAATTACAGAAGAACAGAGGTCGCTTAAGGTTTTGGAAAGTACGCTACCGCTCGTTGAAACAGATGTTGTAACGCAGCTTTTGTTCGATCATGTACATGACGTTCATTTGGATATGCTCGTAGATATGCTAGACATCTCTTCCACTCATGAACCTTTTGTGATGAGTATTCTCCTCCCACAAAGCGGAGAAAACCTCTATTCGTTAATCAAAGAAAAGGTTAGAAAATCTGCGAGTGGGTGGGTTGGTGCTTTGTATGGCCGTCAGCTTCCTATTATCGTTTTTCGTAAACCAGACTGTTCGTTTCGTTCGCAAGCGATTTCTCTTGCAAAAGATATTCTCTCACTGAAAAAAGTAAGTTCTAACGATGAATGGTTCGTTGGGATCGGAAACGTCTGTGATTCTTTAGATCAAGTTCGGCAGTCTTATCAAGAATCTCTTATTGCCACGATGGATTCCTCCTTGCCTGTGAAATATCGTTTTTATCATGATGTTCCAGTGCTTGGAGGTACAGAGAACAAACTTCAATCAAAACAGCGTGAAAAACAGTTTTTAGATGAAATCAGGTTAGGCAAGTGGGATGAGGTTCTTAAAAAGATAATGGATTTAATCCAACGGTGCGAGAATGAAGGGACAGATTTACTCCAAACGCAGCAGCGTGTTCTTGAGTTGCTTTGGGTCGCTGCAAGAGTGATGAGCGAAATGGGAGTAGAAACGGAAACGCCTTTCTTTTCCTATCAATCTCAAGACTACCGTCAGCTTCGTTCTGAATCAGACCATCTATTAAAACAGATGCGGACTTCATACGGAGAACATTATGAACAGCTTGAAGCCGATACGATTCATCAGATCAAACAACATATCGTTAAACATTCGCATGAAGATATCTCACTTGAGACGTTAGGAAGAAAAGTAGGTTTGAGCCCAATCTATATTAGTAAGATGTTCAAAGAAAAGCTAGGAATCAACTATATTGATTTTCTGACAGAATGTCGAATTGAAAAGGCGAAGAAACTGATGGCAGATCCAGAAAAAAGCCTAAAAGAAATTACGTTTGAAGTCGGATATCACGAACCTAACTATTTCAGCAAAGTGTTCAAAAAAATGGTTGCGCTTTCACCGACTGAATACCGTAGGACTGTTCTTGGGAAAAAAGGATGAAGGTACGTAAAGGAGCATCTTTCATGAAAAGATTCATAAATCGTATATGCCTCGTCCTGTTATTCATTGCTTTGATATGTGCTTCAGGGTGCGACAAGAGCAGTACGAGTAAAGAGACACTTGGAAAAGCGATTCCTTCAAAAAGTGAAAAAGTGGGCAGTGGGACAATGAACGAGGAAAAGATTAAGATTGGGTTTTCCATGGATACGTTACTGGAAGAACGGTGGCTCAAGGATAAAGAGCTCTTCAAGAAAGCCGTAGAGAATCTAGGAGCAGAGGTAGAGATTCTTGCAGCAAATGGTGATGACTCTCTGCAGATTGCACAAGCTGAAACGCTCATCCATAATGAGGTCGACCTTCTAGTCGTTGTTCCTCATAACGCTGAAGCTATGGCGACGATCGTCAATAAAGCACATTCAGCAGGCATAAAGGTGATGGCATACGACCGTCTAGTCAAAAATGCAGATCTCGATATGTACGTATCTTTTGACAACGAAAAAGTAGGTGAGCTTCAAGCGCTTGCTATAACAAAGCTCGTTCCGAATGGAAAGTACGTGTATATAGGAGGAGCTGAAACAGATAACAATGCTCATCTTTTTAAAAAAGGGGTGTTCCGAGTTCTGCAACCATTAATTGACAAGGGGGTTATCACGGTCGTGTACGATCAATGGTCGAAAGACTGGACGCCAGCTAATGCCTTTAAAAATATGGAGTCAGCATTGAAAGCTAATAATAATGAAATCCATGCGGTAATTGCAGCAAACGATGCTACTGCAGGTGGTGTCATCCAAGCACTTGAAGCACAAGGGCTCTCAGGAAAGATTCCAGTCTCAGGACAGGATGCAGAGCTTGCGGGCGTGCAGAGGATCGTAAGAGGAACCCAAGTGATGACGGTGTATAAACCGATTCAGGCTTTATCAGAAAAAGCAGCAGAATTGGCAGTGAAGATGGCAAAAGGCGAAACGATAAAAGTAGAACGAAAGATAAACAACGGTAAGGTTGAGGTTCCATCTGTTTTGTTGTCACCGATCGCGGTTGATAAAGGGAATCTCGAAGAAACGATTATTAAAGATGGCTTC encodes the following:
- the sstT gene encoding serine/threonine transporter SstT; this encodes MKRIMKKWNQLSLVKQIFIGLIVGIILALAIPQAAKPVVIFGTLFVGALKAIAPVLVLFLVMSAIAQHKAGHQTNMKAIISLYLIGTFLAGLIAVVASFIFPVGLTLGKGAEGVTPPGGVVEVLKTLLMNVVDNPFNALVNANYIGILAWAVLLGLALRSAQETTKTMISNVSDAVAKLVTWVIKFAPLGIMGLVVESITSNGIDSLLSYGKLLGLLIGCMVFVALVVNPLIVFIAIRQNPYPLVLKCLKESGITAFFTRSSASNIPVNMKLCEKLGLDKDNYSVSIPLGATINMAGAAVTISVLTLAAVHTLNIQVDLGTAILLSVLSAVCACGASGVAGGSLLLIPLACSLFGIPGDVAMQVVGVGFIIGVLQDSFETALNSSTDVLFTAAAEYKEWRKEGKEINIRKAA
- a CDS encoding VOC family protein, which translates into the protein MGRLVHFEIHVDDMERAMKFYGEVFGWSFQDWSEYAGMPYYGAVTGDDKEMGINGALMQRQSPPPEANQALNGYACTMGVESYDATEAKILKQGGKVAMPKYALPGMAWQGYYIDTEGNLFGIHQPDENAK
- a CDS encoding sugar ABC transporter substrate-binding protein → MKKSKLLSLMLAVVMLMLVAAGCSDSNSEVSVGIVLPTKDEPRWVQDEQRFKDALKGTDYTTEILFSQGSSAKEKENVETLINKGIDVLIICPQDGDAAAAAVEAAKKDDITVIAYDRLITNTDAVDYYVTFDSLAVGAAQGQYLIDNAKGSNTPLYLYAGAASDNNAFLFFEGAWKVLQPKIADGTFKIANSSEAEALKDKAELSRDELSKIIGQVTTNWDANEAKNKAQTHLTAAKADLKGDVAILAPNDGTARSIADVFGSDSAVSSYLVTGQDAEKASIQYVIDGKQSMTVFKDVRTLVKDAMGMAVEILDEKKPETTGSYDNGNVEVKAKQTNVIVVNKDNVKKELIDSDYYKADDFTGLE
- a CDS encoding sugar ABC transporter ATP-binding protein, whose translation is MSGYILEMNEISKSFTGVKALSNVNFKVRKGEIHCLIGENGAGKSTLMKVLSGVYPYGTYEGDIVFEGSVQQFNKISDSVQTGIVIIYQELALFPDLTVYENIFVGNEVKRGNLVDWNKTIAEAKKMLKRVGLDVSPETLVKDLSVGKQQLVEIAKALSKDVKLLILDEPTAALNEDDSENLLKLLGELKKQGITSIMISHKLKEVISIADQATVLRDGKTICTLDGSSGEISENMIIKNMVGRDIEDIYPKRPDKKIGETILELNNWSAYSTELARHVLKDIDFHVKKGEIVGIAGLMGSGRTELALSIFGNPKNFKLEGQLKVLGVEKTFKHTSDAIKSGIAYVTEDRKGDGLFLIQDIKNNITAANINAVADKGVINENEEVKRATEYKRSMYIKASSLEQTVGNLSGGNQQKVSLGKWLFVGPKLLILDEPTRGIDVGAKFEIYTIMNQLISEGMSIIMISSELGEVLGMSDRVYVMAEGRMKGELPIEEANQENIMQLATQ
- a CDS encoding sugar ABC transporter permease; amino-acid sequence: MGFINEARTLVKENIRDYGMYIALFVIMLTFSIMTDGLFMSSRNISNLLDSTGYIAVLAVGMTLVIVIRHIDLSVGFAAGFLGAIAAILLTKMGLPVYVTIPVILVFGIFIGLFNGLLIAKYAIPSFVATLAGMLIFRGALLQVTEKTGTIIIKDDAFNAIGNGFIPSLMIVNGLHLLSLILGLLSILFYIYSEISTRRNKIKYQFDVVSKGIFTFKLIFVSAIIAYVTWILAGYNGFSWTVVIMLLVVVAYHFLTTKTVLGRHIYAVGSNPEAAHLSGINVNKITYMVFGSMGMLAALSGILFTSRLQSATTTAGTLFELDAIAAAYVGGVSSAGGVGKVTGAIIGAIVMASLSSGMNLLGVGVSMQYMIRGGVLVAAVLFDVITRKKRG
- a CDS encoding sugar ABC transporter substrate-binding protein, yielding MRKAGLILLVFICIFLSYLTFTTAEKVFHSDWKLPAAASQKENSFRIVLITQELDTPFWDKVGKGAEQQAQKNGASLEVWGSYGKNQDDFLKKLEIAIQSKVDGIIVQGLDTDRFKELTKVKAAFYGIPIITVGNDVPKAESLRKTYVGSNQHLAGVMIAKLMLSDMGQEGQVILLSDSQKEFYQEERLSGIKEVLQSFPNVETIYSETPEARERVIAKTRDLLNQYPEADGFIAVNANMAGAMIQEIGRRGQVEPYFIYSFDDGSESMTLLNQKKLDGVIEQSPEMMGRKSVDVLMQWLKNETVPLDADGYSSEIRMIRAMEER
- a CDS encoding sensor histidine kinase → MNRIQKKIWMLASVVLIIMAIIWIALTYYNQKTQNQYNDILQRYLSMNEVTSTSQKVVTDLNNYLLEPSENHMDNLDKSKDKLNIAKLEIRKLRNSENEFALTNYMNLIDSLIETTERSLMFYAESDTETSNKEFTEATRLSKYISEMTLTLIDTELKTYDVFYRGIIDQSAEFKKLGIWLMLLITLLLLVITYWFSLSITRPVQQLTRAANELSAGKFDKEIKVESNDEISFLAQTFNRMRININNLFQEIQQKAQLEHELQQSKLLLQESQLKNLQSQINPHFLFNTLNTLSKKAYLEGSEETSDLLVSVAGLLRYNLKWLDKSVTLHDEVMVSQQYMNIQKARFTDRLTLHLDIDQSCLEVQIPGLTLQPIIENAVIYAVEPREDGGQIWLRIKDGENMVKIEVEDDGPGISEDIRIQILEGERIETNSASTGIGFVNVVKRLRLFYGMENLMDIQSDIGIGTKVVIRIPKTRGIEQHAQTLDR
- a CDS encoding response regulator, whose protein sequence is MLKLLIVDDEQIERDGLQVILQKAFPQLEIYQARNGKIAVQVAAEVKPDLVMMDIQMPGMNGLEAIQQITSTNPFIKFVMITAFDMFDYARQAIKLGVKDYLLKPSRISEIEETVGKILMEITEEQRSLKVLESTLPLVETDVVTQLLFDHVHDVHLDMLVDMLDISSTHEPFVMSILLPQSGENLYSLIKEKVRKSASGWVGALYGRQLPIIVFRKPDCSFRSQAISLAKDILSLKKVSSNDEWFVGIGNVCDSLDQVRQSYQESLIATMDSSLPVKYRFYHDVPVLGGTENKLQSKQREKQFLDEIRLGKWDEVLKKIMDLIQRCENEGTDLLQTQQRVLELLWVAARVMSEMGVETETPFFSYQSQDYRQLRSESDHLLKQMRTSYGEHYEQLEADTIHQIKQHIVKHSHEDISLETLGRKVGLSPIYISKMFKEKLGINYIDFLTECRIEKAKKLMADPEKSLKEITFEVGYHEPNYFSKVFKKMVALSPTEYRRTVLGKKG
- the xylF gene encoding D-xylose ABC transporter substrate-binding protein, with product MKVRKGASFMKRFINRICLVLLFIALICASGCDKSSTSKETLGKAIPSKSEKVGSGTMNEEKIKIGFSMDTLLEERWLKDKELFKKAVENLGAEVEILAANGDDSLQIAQAETLIHNEVDLLVVVPHNAEAMATIVNKAHSAGIKVMAYDRLVKNADLDMYVSFDNEKVGELQALAITKLVPNGKYVYIGGAETDNNAHLFKKGVFRVLQPLIDKGVITVVYDQWSKDWTPANAFKNMESALKANNNEIHAVIAANDATAGGVIQALEAQGLSGKIPVSGQDAELAGVQRIVRGTQVMTVYKPIQALSEKAAELAVKMAKGETIKVERKINNGKVEVPSVLLSPIAVDKGNLEETIIKDGFHSKSDVYEKVQ